From Fusarium oxysporum f. sp. lycopersici 4287 chromosome 10, whole genome shotgun sequence, the proteins below share one genomic window:
- a CDS encoding DnaJ like subfamily A member 2, with the protein MAAFDKSRGGPGGPEVDLNDILSQMFGFGMGPGGPGGPGGPGGARRPRRGPDEEQEYKVTLEELYRGKTVKFAANKQVLCGQCKGSGGKEKAKSSSCERCKGNGIVEAFRQIGPGMMRRETVICDHCQGAGQVFKEKDRCKKCKGKRTTQEKKVLEIYIPRGSMQGERIVLEGEADQYPDQTPGDIVFTLVEEPHDVFTRIGHDLSAELTVSLGEALSGFSRTVFKHLDGRGIHIERPQGKILRPGDCLKVPGEGMPMKRGETKGDLYLIVKVEFPEDGWLKSESEYQTLQKMLPPPPANVEAEEVDEVEYEDDADIEKMGENSGDGRFGGDWEDDEDDMGDGQAQCQTQ; encoded by the exons ATGGCCGCCTTCGACAAGTCCCGAGGCGGTCCTGGTGGTCCTGAGGTCGACCTCAACGACATCCTCTCCCAGATGTTTGGCTTCGGCATGGGTCCCGGAGGCCCTGGAGGCCCTGGAGGCCCCGGCGGCGCTCGCCGACCCAGACGTGGTCCCGATGAGGAACAGGAGTACAAGGTGACGCTCGAGGAGCTTTACCGTGGCAAGACTGTCAAGTTTGCTGCGAACAAGCAGGTACTTTGCGGCCAGTGCAAGGGCTCTGGCGGCAAAGAGAAGGCCAAGTCTTCGTCCTGCGAGCGCTGCAAGGGCAATGGTATCGTTGAGGCCTTCCGTCAGATCGGTCCTGGTATGATGCGCCGTGAGACCGTTATTTGCGATCACTGCCAGGGTGCCGGCCAGGtcttcaaggagaaggacCGATGCAAGAAGTGCAAGGGCAAGCGAACAACacaggagaagaaggttctCGAAATTTACATTCCCAGAGGCTCCATGCAGGGCGAGCGTATTGTCCTGGAGGGTGAAGCCGACCAGTACCCAGACCAAACGCCTGGCGATATCGTCTTCACCCTTGTGGAAGAGCCCCACGATGTCTTCACTCGCATTGGACATGATCTGTCTGCTGAGCTGACTGTATCACTTGGAGAGGCTCTGTCAGGTTTCTCACGAACAGTATTCAAGCACCTCGATGGACGTGGCATTCACATCGAGCGACCTCAAGGCAAGATCCTGCGACCAGGTGACTGCCTCAAGGTCCCCGGCGAGGGTATGCCTATGAAGCGTGGGGAGACCAAGGGTGACCTCTACCTGATTGTCAAGGTGGAGTTCCCTGAGGATGGCTGGCTGAAGAGCGAATCGGAGTACCAGACATTGCAAAAGATGCTGCCTCCTCCCCCTGCGAAtgttgaagctgaggaagttgatgaggtcgagtatgaggatgatgctgaCATCGAGAAG ATGGGTGAGAACTCGGGTGATGGCCGATTCGGTGGTGACTGGgaggacgacgaagacgatatGGGCGATGGCCAAGCTCAGTGCCAGACCCAGTGA
- a CDS encoding oxidoreductase, with amino-acid sequence MSLKQEIETWVAALGRYDNNEFEEALNEFGKIGDTSKILFNMGVIHATLGEHEKAVESYQRAIRLDQYLAVAYFQQGVSNFLLGDFEEALANFNDTLLYLRGNAMIDYAQLGLLFKLYSCEVLFNRGLCYIYLQQMEAGMQDFSYAVKEKVVEDHNVIDDAIREQAEGYTVFSIPVGVVYRPNEAKVRNLKTKDYLGKARLVAASDRANAFTGFAGSEIKNAGKLEVKDDRPADNISFAATNLVKPGLSSRRQQSEPPNNRNVFPPTPPPENERPSRAASVRGGKPQLAKLNIQQAEPNRRYEKATSPPDSRSRPMPARSASAASSRMMQREPQPLQLRPRQIPEETGSPEDVYAMYQGGDPYRNSRGSTGSRRQRQPQYSEEEDGSDYDGTINENDFEMIGQRRGPGSVSGQRGNRRPEITKIRVKVHADEVKLIMIAPDIKYETLADKVRDKFNIRRRFKIKVKDEDMPNGDMITVGDQDDLEMVIDSVKEEAKKQRAETGKMEIWIFQL; translated from the exons ATGTCGTTGAAACAG GAAATCGAGACCTGGGTGGCAGCCCTGGGCCGTTACGATAATAATGAATTCGAAGAGGCTCTCAACGAGTTTGGAAAAATTGGCGACACTAGCAAGatcctcttcaacatgggCGTGATCCATGCCACACTCGGCGAGCACGAGAAAGCT GTTGAGAGCTACCAACGAGCCATTCGACTTGACCAATACCTCGCCGTTGCCTACTTTCAGCAAGGCGTCTCGAATTTCCTCCTCGGCGACTTCGAAGAAGCCCTCGCCAACTTCAACGACACACTCCTTTACCTCCGTGGCAATGCCATGATCGACTACGCTCAGCTCGGTCTTCTATTCAAACTCTACTCCTGCGAGGTGCTTTTCAACCGAGGTCTTTGCTACATCTACTTGCAGCAGATGGAGGCTGGTATGCAGGATTTCTCGTATGCTGTGAAGGAGAAGGTGGTGGAAGATCACAATGTTATTGATGATGCTATAAGAGAACAGGCGGAG GGTTATACTGTCTTCTCAATTCCTGTCGGAGTTGTCTACAGACCCAACGAAGCCAAAGTTCGAAACCTCAAAACAAAAGATTATCTTGGCAAAGCCAGACTTGTGGCAGCTTCAGATCGTGCAAATGCCTTCACTGGATTTGCAGGTTCCGAAATCAAGAAC GCTGGTAAGCTAGAGGTCAAGGATGACCGGCCTGCCGACAATATTTCCTTCGCCGCTACAAATCTCGTCAAACCTGGTCTTTCGTCTCGGAGACAACAATCAGAACCTCCGAACAACCGAAATGTATTTCCGCCAACACCTCCACCCGAGAACGAGCGCCCATCTCGTGCTGCTTCTGTTCGCGGTGGGAAGCCTCAGTTGGCTAAACTCAACATACAGCAGGCCGAGCCAAACCGCCGGTACGAGAAGGCAACTTCACCACCAGATAGCCGTTCTCGGCCCATGCCCGCAAGATCAGCATCTGCTGCTAGTTCTAGAATGATGCAGAGGgagcctcaacctctccaGTTAAGACCCCGGCAGATCCCAGAAGAGACAGGGTCACCAGAGGATGTCTATGCTATGTACCAGGGAGGCGATCCTTACCGAAACTCAAGAGGGTCTACCGGCAGTCGGCGCCAGAGACAGCCACAGTattctgaagaggaagacggaTCAGATTATGATGGCACCATCAACGAGAACGACTTCGAGATGATCGGTCAACGCCGAGGTCCAGGCTCTGTTTCAGGTCAACGTGGTAACCGACGACCAGAGATCACAAAGATCCGTGTCAAGGTCCACGCTGATGAAGTCAAACTCATCATGATCGCTCCTGATATCAAATACGAAACGCTAGCCGACAAGGTTCGCgataagtttaatattagGCGACGATTTAAGATTAAGGTTAAGGACGAAGACATGCCCAATGGGGACATGATTACAGTGGGCGACCAGGATGACCTGGAGATGGTGATTGATAGTGTCAAGGAGGAAGCAAAGAAACAACGAGCAGAGACTGGCAAGATGGAG ATTTGGATCTTTCAACTTTAG
- a CDS encoding DnaJ like subfamily A member 2 has protein sequence MAAFDKSRGGPGGPEVDLNDILSQMFGFGMGPGGPGGPGGPGGARRPRRGPDEEQEYKVTLEELYRGKTVKFAANKQVLCGQCKGSGGKEKAKSSSCERCKGNGIVEAFRQIGPGMMRRETVICDHCQGAGQVFKEKDRCKKCKGKRTTQEKKVLEIYIPRGSMQGERIVLEGEADQYPDQTPGDIVFTLVEEPHDVFTRIGHDLSAELTVSLGEALSGFSRTVFKHLDGRGIHIERPQGKILRPGDCLKVPGEGMPMKRGETKGDLYLIVKVEFPEDGWLKSESEYQTLQKMLPPPPANVEAEEVDEVEYEDDADIEKVSIFLRDWA, from the coding sequence ATGGCCGCCTTCGACAAGTCCCGAGGCGGTCCTGGTGGTCCTGAGGTCGACCTCAACGACATCCTCTCCCAGATGTTTGGCTTCGGCATGGGTCCCGGAGGCCCTGGAGGCCCTGGAGGCCCCGGCGGCGCTCGCCGACCCAGACGTGGTCCCGATGAGGAACAGGAGTACAAGGTGACGCTCGAGGAGCTTTACCGTGGCAAGACTGTCAAGTTTGCTGCGAACAAGCAGGTACTTTGCGGCCAGTGCAAGGGCTCTGGCGGCAAAGAGAAGGCCAAGTCTTCGTCCTGCGAGCGCTGCAAGGGCAATGGTATCGTTGAGGCCTTCCGTCAGATCGGTCCTGGTATGATGCGCCGTGAGACCGTTATTTGCGATCACTGCCAGGGTGCCGGCCAGGtcttcaaggagaaggacCGATGCAAGAAGTGCAAGGGCAAGCGAACAACacaggagaagaaggttctCGAAATTTACATTCCCAGAGGCTCCATGCAGGGCGAGCGTATTGTCCTGGAGGGTGAAGCCGACCAGTACCCAGACCAAACGCCTGGCGATATCGTCTTCACCCTTGTGGAAGAGCCCCACGATGTCTTCACTCGCATTGGACATGATCTGTCTGCTGAGCTGACTGTATCACTTGGAGAGGCTCTGTCAGGTTTCTCACGAACAGTATTCAAGCACCTCGATGGACGTGGCATTCACATCGAGCGACCTCAAGGCAAGATCCTGCGACCAGGTGACTGCCTCAAGGTCCCCGGCGAGGGTATGCCTATGAAGCGTGGGGAGACCAAGGGTGACCTCTACCTGATTGTCAAGGTGGAGTTCCCTGAGGATGGCTGGCTGAAGAGCGAATCGGAGTACCAGACATTGCAAAAGATGCTGCCTCCTCCCCCTGCGAAtgttgaagctgaggaagttgatgaggtcgagtatgaggatgatgctgaCATCGAGAAGGTAAGCATATTTCTTCGTGACTGGGCTTGA
- a CDS encoding oxidoreductase translates to MIDYAQLGLLFKLYSCEVLFNRGLCYIYLQQMEAGMQDFSYAVKEKVVEDHNVIDDAIREQAEGYTVFSIPVGVVYRPNEAKVRNLKTKDYLGKARLVAASDRANAFTGFAGSEIKNAGKLEVKDDRPADNISFAATNLVKPGLSSRRQQSEPPNNRNVFPPTPPPENERPSRAASVRGGKPQLAKLNIQQAEPNRRYEKATSPPDSRSRPMPARSASAASSRMMQREPQPLQLRPRQIPEETGSPEDVYAMYQGGDPYRNSRGSTGSRRQRQPQYSEEEDGSDYDGTINENDFEMIGQRRGPGSVSGQRGNRRPEITKIRVKVHADEVKLIMIAPDIKYETLADKVRDKFNIRRRFKIKVKDEDMPNGDMITVGDQDDLEMVIDSVKEEAKKQRAETGKMEIWIFQL, encoded by the exons ATGATCGACTACGCTCAGCTCGGTCTTCTATTCAAACTCTACTCCTGCGAGGTGCTTTTCAACCGAGGTCTTTGCTACATCTACTTGCAGCAGATGGAGGCTGGTATGCAGGATTTCTCGTATGCTGTGAAGGAGAAGGTGGTGGAAGATCACAATGTTATTGATGATGCTATAAGAGAACAGGCGGAG GGTTATACTGTCTTCTCAATTCCTGTCGGAGTTGTCTACAGACCCAACGAAGCCAAAGTTCGAAACCTCAAAACAAAAGATTATCTTGGCAAAGCCAGACTTGTGGCAGCTTCAGATCGTGCAAATGCCTTCACTGGATTTGCAGGTTCCGAAATCAAGAAC GCTGGTAAGCTAGAGGTCAAGGATGACCGGCCTGCCGACAATATTTCCTTCGCCGCTACAAATCTCGTCAAACCTGGTCTTTCGTCTCGGAGACAACAATCAGAACCTCCGAACAACCGAAATGTATTTCCGCCAACACCTCCACCCGAGAACGAGCGCCCATCTCGTGCTGCTTCTGTTCGCGGTGGGAAGCCTCAGTTGGCTAAACTCAACATACAGCAGGCCGAGCCAAACCGCCGGTACGAGAAGGCAACTTCACCACCAGATAGCCGTTCTCGGCCCATGCCCGCAAGATCAGCATCTGCTGCTAGTTCTAGAATGATGCAGAGGgagcctcaacctctccaGTTAAGACCCCGGCAGATCCCAGAAGAGACAGGGTCACCAGAGGATGTCTATGCTATGTACCAGGGAGGCGATCCTTACCGAAACTCAAGAGGGTCTACCGGCAGTCGGCGCCAGAGACAGCCACAGTattctgaagaggaagacggaTCAGATTATGATGGCACCATCAACGAGAACGACTTCGAGATGATCGGTCAACGCCGAGGTCCAGGCTCTGTTTCAGGTCAACGTGGTAACCGACGACCAGAGATCACAAAGATCCGTGTCAAGGTCCACGCTGATGAAGTCAAACTCATCATGATCGCTCCTGATATCAAATACGAAACGCTAGCCGACAAGGTTCGCgataagtttaatattagGCGACGATTTAAGATTAAGGTTAAGGACGAAGACATGCCCAATGGGGACATGATTACAGTGGGCGACCAGGATGACCTGGAGATGGTGATTGATAGTGTCAAGGAGGAAGCAAAGAAACAACGAGCAGAGACTGGCAAGATGGAG ATTTGGATCTTTCAACTTTAG
- a CDS encoding glutamyl-tRNA synthetase, which yields MRPLLSHPTSLSRNLIQYRVLYHPIPLLVRRNFTSSVGRQHDQNSDIAKKASQSPSEELNEQGGKHDRSIKKPSRLAALKKRDQNVGNKETKVKGGETNQRYILGQSADKPIRTRFAPSPTGYLHLGSLRTALFNNLVAKATEGGDFIIRIEDTDQNRLVPDAEERIFKDLEWAGLEWSEGPDKGGPYGPYRQSERLETYKEHTQTLLENGSAYRCFCDQTVLEAQKRALHDAGKSTAYPGTCRTLPRSESDERAAKGEAHIVRLDSTRFGTPKFKDAIYGPFQKKEPEEDFVLMKRDGYPTYHLANVVDDHLMKITHVIRGEEWLISTPKHLALYEAFGWEPPTFAHLGLLVSNNGSKLSKRDSSVDLSTYMDQNVFPMALQAWLANLGASTKRDAKTPRTLSDVAENLTYKFTRGGIKLNPTKLDFFQHEYRNLLTKTPTADHTSREQELIRDYLVTPLVNEVHAITTSSQSISDDYKPIQPTGTPLDWPAPLSPVPAMLSSESSQSYTSKIIFQETVRYASVANLARLLPYFFWRPPPDIYRAAIVSETPRLDLVELVNKTVQGNDDWETVVDRLFESIPSDQAPDLHAILRLIAIGDSQAVSKSSRILFDVLGQDEWRFRANLVASLLGELESSGQLSVRTG from the exons ATGAGGCCCTTGTTAAGCCACCCAACGAGCCTTTCAAGAAACCTTATACAATATCGGGTTTTGTATCATCCAATACCTCTCCTTGTTCGTCGCAACTTTACAAGCTCTGTTGGTCGTCAACATGATCAAAATTCTGATATAGCGAAGAAGGCTTCTCAAAGTCCTTCAGAAGAACTCAATGAACAAGGGGGAAAACATGATCGATCCATTAAGAAGCCATCAAGGTTGGCGGCTCTAAAGAAGCGTGACCAGAATGTTGGTAACAAGGAGACCAAGGTCAAAGGGGGAGAAACAAATCAGCGATATATCCTTGGACAATCAGCCGACAAGCCAATCCGTACACGTTTTGCGCCGTCACCTACTGGATATCTACACCTCGGCTCTTTGAGAACCGCATTGTTCAACAATTTGGTGGCCAAGGCTACAGAAGGCGGTGATTTCATTATCCGAATTGAAGATACTGACCAA AATCGGTTGGTGCCTGATGCTGAAGAACGAATTTTCAAAGATCTCGAATGGGCCGGGCTTGAATGGAGTGAAGGTCCTGACAAAGGAGGTCCATATGGCCCCTATCGACAG TCGGAACGTCTGGAGACCTACAAAGAACACACGCAGACCTTACTCGAAAATGGTTCTGCATATCGTTGCTTCTGTGATCAAACTGTCCTCGAAGCCCAGAAGCGAGCTCTTCACGACGCTGGCAAATCTACGGCTTACCCTGGCACATGTCGTACTCTGCCGCGCTCTGAGTCCGATGAGCGAGCCGCCAAGGGCGAAGCCCATATCGTTCGGCTTGACTCTACTCGCTTCGGCACGCCAAAGTTCAAGGATGCTATCTACGGGCCTTTCCAGAAGAAAGAGCCCGAGGAGGACTTTGTTCTCATGAAAAGGGATGGGTATCCTACGTACCATCTTGCCAATGTAGTTGATGACCATTTAATGAAGATTACACATGTCATCCGTGGTGAA GAATGGCTCATCTCAACACCCAAGCATCTGGCCCTCTATGAAGCTTTCGGCTGGGAGCCCCCGACCTTTGCTCACCTGGGCCTCCTCGTCAGCAACAACGGATCTAAGCTTAGCAAGCGCGATAGCAGCGTCGACCTGTCTACGTATATGGACCAGAACGTCTTTCCTATGGCTTTACAGGCGTGGCTTGCCAACCTAGGTGCGTCTACGAAGAGAGATGCGAAGACACCGAGAACTCTCAGTGATGTCGCCGAAAAC TTGACTTACAAGTTCACCCGAGGTGGCATCAAACTCAATCCAACTAAGCTCGACTTCTTCCAGCACGAGTATCGAAATCTTCTTACGAAAACACCTACTGCCGACCACACATCTCGTGAGCAGGAACTCATAAGAGATTACCTTGTGACTCCCCTTGTCAACGAAGTTCATGCCATCACCACCTCCTCCCAATCCATTTCTGATGACTACAAGCCCATTCAACCCACAGGCACCCCTCTCGACTGGCCCGCCCCTTTATCTCCTGTTCCAGCCATGCTTTCATCAGAATCATCTCAGTCATATACTTCCAAGATAATCTTTCAAGAAACTGTACGATATGCCTCTGTGGCTAACTTGGCCCGTTTGCTACCGTACTTCTTCTGGCGCCCTCCTCCTGATATTTACCGAGCGGCCATCGTCAGCGAGACTCCGCGTCTCGACTTGGTTGAATTGGTCAACAAGACCGTGCAAGGAAATGACGACTGGGAAACGGTCGTTGACCGCTTATTTGAGAGTATCCCTTCCGACCAGGCTCCCGACCTACATGCTATTCTTCGCCTAATTGCGATTGGTGATTCACAGGCCGTTAGCAAGTCGTCCCGCATTCTGTTTGATGTGTTGGGTCAAGATGAGTGGCGATTCCGTGCCAATCTCGTGGCTTCTTTGCTTGGTGAACTAGAATCTAGTGGCCAACTCTCCGTCAGGACTGGATAG
- a CDS encoding DnaJ like subfamily A member 2, whose product MDENPFNAGAPGAEEVDLYELLEIDRTATPDQIKKAYRKAALKYHPDKVAEEHREESEAKFKEVTQAYEILSDEQKRELYDVHGMAAFDKSRGGPGGPEVDLNDILSQMFGFGMGPGGPGGPGGPGGARRPRRGPDEEQEYKVTLEELYRGKTVKFAANKQVLCGQCKGSGGKEKAKSSSCERCKGNGIVEAFRQIGPGMMRRETVICDHCQGAGQVFKEKDRCKKCKGKRTTQEKKVLEIYIPRGSMQGERIVLEGEADQYPDQTPGDIVFTLVEEPHDVFTRIGHDLSAELTVSLGEALSGFSRTVFKHLDGRGIHIERPQGKILRPGDCLKVPGEGMPMKRGETKGDLYLIVKVEFPEDGWLKSESEYQTLQKMLPPPPANVEAEEVDEVEYEDDADIEKVSIFLRDWA is encoded by the exons ATGGATGAGAACCCTTTCAACGCGGGCGCTCCCGGTGCCGAGGAGGTCGATCTCTATG AACTTCTGGAGATCGACAGAACTGCCACACCAgatcagatcaagaaggcttaCCGCAAG GCCGCCCTCAAGTATCACCCAGACAAGGTCGCCGAAGAGCATCGAGAAGAATCCgaagccaagttcaaggaagTCACGCAAGCCTACGAAATTCTCAGCGATGAGCAGAAGCGCGAGCTCTACGATGTTCACGGCATGGCCGCCTTCGACAAGTCCCGAGGCGGTCCTGGTGGTCCTGAGGTCGACCTCAACGACATCCTCTCCCAGATGTTTGGCTTCGGCATGGGTCCCGGAGGCCCTGGAGGCCCTGGAGGCCCCGGCGGCGCTCGCCGACCCAGACGTGGTCCCGATGAGGAACAGGAGTACAAGGTGACGCTCGAGGAGCTTTACCGTGGCAAGACTGTCAAGTTTGCTGCGAACAAGCAGGTACTTTGCGGCCAGTGCAAGGGCTCTGGCGGCAAAGAGAAGGCCAAGTCTTCGTCCTGCGAGCGCTGCAAGGGCAATGGTATCGTTGAGGCCTTCCGTCAGATCGGTCCTGGTATGATGCGCCGTGAGACCGTTATTTGCGATCACTGCCAGGGTGCCGGCCAGGtcttcaaggagaaggacCGATGCAAGAAGTGCAAGGGCAAGCGAACAACacaggagaagaaggttctCGAAATTTACATTCCCAGAGGCTCCATGCAGGGCGAGCGTATTGTCCTGGAGGGTGAAGCCGACCAGTACCCAGACCAAACGCCTGGCGATATCGTCTTCACCCTTGTGGAAGAGCCCCACGATGTCTTCACTCGCATTGGACATGATCTGTCTGCTGAGCTGACTGTATCACTTGGAGAGGCTCTGTCAGGTTTCTCACGAACAGTATTCAAGCACCTCGATGGACGTGGCATTCACATCGAGCGACCTCAAGGCAAGATCCTGCGACCAGGTGACTGCCTCAAGGTCCCCGGCGAGGGTATGCCTATGAAGCGTGGGGAGACCAAGGGTGACCTCTACCTGATTGTCAAGGTGGAGTTCCCTGAGGATGGCTGGCTGAAGAGCGAATCGGAGTACCAGACATTGCAAAAGATGCTGCCTCCTCCCCCTGCGAAtgttgaagctgaggaagttgatgaggtcgagtatgaggatgatgctgaCATCGAGAAGGTAAGCATATTTCTTCGTGACTGGGCTTGA
- a CDS encoding DnaJ like subfamily A member 2, whose translation MDENPFNAGAPGAEEVDLYELLEIDRTATPDQIKKAYRKAALKYHPDKVAEEHREESEAKFKEVTQAYEILSDEQKRELYDVHGMAAFDKSRGGPGGPEVDLNDILSQMFGFGMGPGGPGGPGGPGGARRPRRGPDEEQEYKVTLEELYRGKTVKFAANKQVLCGQCKGSGGKEKAKSSSCERCKGNGIVEAFRQIGPGMMRRETVICDHCQGAGQVFKEKDRCKKCKGKRTTQEKKVLEIYIPRGSMQGERIVLEGEADQYPDQTPGDIVFTLVEEPHDVFTRIGHDLSAELTVSLGEALSGFSRTVFKHLDGRGIHIERPQGKILRPGDCLKVPGEGMPMKRGETKGDLYLIVKVEFPEDGWLKSESEYQTLQKMLPPPPANVEAEEVDEVEYEDDADIEKMGENSGDGRFGGDWEDDEDDMGDGQAQCQTQ comes from the exons ATGGATGAGAACCCTTTCAACGCGGGCGCTCCCGGTGCCGAGGAGGTCGATCTCTATG AACTTCTGGAGATCGACAGAACTGCCACACCAgatcagatcaagaaggcttaCCGCAAG GCCGCCCTCAAGTATCACCCAGACAAGGTCGCCGAAGAGCATCGAGAAGAATCCgaagccaagttcaaggaagTCACGCAAGCCTACGAAATTCTCAGCGATGAGCAGAAGCGCGAGCTCTACGATGTTCACGGCATGGCCGCCTTCGACAAGTCCCGAGGCGGTCCTGGTGGTCCTGAGGTCGACCTCAACGACATCCTCTCCCAGATGTTTGGCTTCGGCATGGGTCCCGGAGGCCCTGGAGGCCCTGGAGGCCCCGGCGGCGCTCGCCGACCCAGACGTGGTCCCGATGAGGAACAGGAGTACAAGGTGACGCTCGAGGAGCTTTACCGTGGCAAGACTGTCAAGTTTGCTGCGAACAAGCAGGTACTTTGCGGCCAGTGCAAGGGCTCTGGCGGCAAAGAGAAGGCCAAGTCTTCGTCCTGCGAGCGCTGCAAGGGCAATGGTATCGTTGAGGCCTTCCGTCAGATCGGTCCTGGTATGATGCGCCGTGAGACCGTTATTTGCGATCACTGCCAGGGTGCCGGCCAGGtcttcaaggagaaggacCGATGCAAGAAGTGCAAGGGCAAGCGAACAACacaggagaagaaggttctCGAAATTTACATTCCCAGAGGCTCCATGCAGGGCGAGCGTATTGTCCTGGAGGGTGAAGCCGACCAGTACCCAGACCAAACGCCTGGCGATATCGTCTTCACCCTTGTGGAAGAGCCCCACGATGTCTTCACTCGCATTGGACATGATCTGTCTGCTGAGCTGACTGTATCACTTGGAGAGGCTCTGTCAGGTTTCTCACGAACAGTATTCAAGCACCTCGATGGACGTGGCATTCACATCGAGCGACCTCAAGGCAAGATCCTGCGACCAGGTGACTGCCTCAAGGTCCCCGGCGAGGGTATGCCTATGAAGCGTGGGGAGACCAAGGGTGACCTCTACCTGATTGTCAAGGTGGAGTTCCCTGAGGATGGCTGGCTGAAGAGCGAATCGGAGTACCAGACATTGCAAAAGATGCTGCCTCCTCCCCCTGCGAAtgttgaagctgaggaagttgatgaggtcgagtatgaggatgatgctgaCATCGAGAAG ATGGGTGAGAACTCGGGTGATGGCCGATTCGGTGGTGACTGGgaggacgacgaagacgatatGGGCGATGGCCAAGCTCAGTGCCAGACCCAGTGA